A stretch of DNA from Hydra vulgaris chromosome 03, alternate assembly HydraT2T_AEP:
ttaaaaaacgaataatCCTACTCCAACTCTGTGACATACACCCATACACATCcctctataaaaaataagtaaaaacactgAAATTATATCTAAATGCACACACATGTTATTGTTAATGTATCATTGTCACACTgttaaaatactataataatgCTAATAAAGAGTTATTAAGCtaatgagaaataaaaaaacacaaattcaCATTATTACTAGACACCAAATAACTTAATTCTGATAACCAGCTTCCAACTactaatattgttttaaaactaaaaactcaTACTAAAGACACAAGTCACcataaatataagtaaacaCTATCTCAACCATACTACACATACAGTTTGTTTAATTGACAAGAGGCTACCTGCTACCTattttataaaacgaataattcttCTCCACTTCAGATACTCCTGTTAACATAACAGTCACATGACATTTTCACAGTTACTCTTATAACTTTTACATAATTTCATATAATCTTAGATTATAAgttgtaaaatatatgtatgtgtatgtatgtatatatgtatgtatatgtgtatctatgtgtgtatgtatatatgtatgtgtatatatgtatatatatatatatatatatgtgtatatgtgtatatgtatatatgtatgtgtgtatgtatatatgtatatatatatatatagattattagTTGGAGAATAGATATATAAGAGTTACTATATTAGTGGAATTCTGTTTAAGTTTTCCAGATTATCTAGTTGCAATAAActgctattttaaaatacatgttACTGGACTTCTAGTATTCACGTCCAACTTACGTTACAACAGTTTAAATGACTTTCAACCAATTTTATACTTACACCTCATACCATCAAGACATTTTATTACAGTAGAGACACACAAGTACACAGCATTGACTGTCTACATCACATACACATCTACTAGACACAAAACAGTTCACAACTCTTACTGACCCTCGTTATACTGCAACAAAGCACTGCACTTATCGACACTCATTTCAACAAAAGTGACTTACAATTGTATGCAAGTTGTACTGAGCCCCACAAAGTGTCCTCTGGTCCCAGTGTCAATTCAGAAGTCTGTGGCAATCGTCCTGACAGGATACTCTGAGAATAGTCCTTTTGGGATAACACAATGGGATACCTTGACGAAACACCCTGGTGTATACCCAGAGTGGAACTTCTTTTGGGATGCCTGTCTCGGGCGAAAGTTGGAGGTCCTCTTGTGTTCATACTGTACCATAGGGCACAAATCCATACTGTACTCAAGACGTCCATGACATACTTAAATCGATAATGTATGTTTACCGCCCTAATAATACAGACCACATGATAACTACTTgtaaaacgaataattctactccatcACTGATACTGTCTACACATTACACTTACGTATCTCGActattgtttattgttattgtttattttacaacattatatttatcattttttagtaattttctACTCTGAGGCTCTTTGTTTTctactggacatctgtccttttgtacttttatctcacTCTGCTCAACTCTGtttaacttattattcatccctaaggcgttcactgctcggtGCAGCTTCACTAAAATGCTTTgcatttacaacaaaaatttatctaaagaaCCTGATTTTTCTAATGAACCTGAAAGTCGATATTTCTTATTTTGCGCGCCtgataattttgatttttttctgattCCAGACATCTAAggattttaagttaaaatttattatatattaatattttaaatttatttatattttgtgccataaaaaattctatatacaaatttaaagcactggtaaaaaaatttattgttcttAAGTATAATAGAAAATACAATATTGGGTTTcataaatcagaaaatattcgttttttgtaattgtcaaatatttaacaataattcttatttaagagaaaaatttcatgcgttttttcttttgtgacaacaatttaatattgtaaattataattttataatgaatGCCTGatgaaaatcaataaataaagggtgtttttttttagaggtaTAGAACTTTAAGTTGGCATTACTGTTCAAGATGGCGACCGATTTAATAGGTGACAAGTGATTTATTCTCAGTTTGGTTTGGCAATTCATCATGAATAGACTCACGCCTGAACAACGCTTGCAAATAGTTCAATTTTATTTCGAAAATAATGGTTCTGTGCGGAATACGTATCGCGCTCTACGTCCATTTTATCCTCGACAAAATCATCCATCAGAGCAGTTAATTCGATTAACCATGGAACGTTTTCGCACCACGTTTACTCTTATTGATAACTCGCATCCCCAGAGACGCCGTACGGTGCGTACAGAAGAAGCTATTGCTACTGTAGAGCGTAGCATTGCGGAAGACCCGAATGACTCTATCCGCCATCGAGCACAGGAATTGGATCTGTGTCCATCCACTGTATGGAAGATTTTGCGGAAGGATCTTGGTATGCGTGCTTACAAAATCCAACTCGTGCAAGAATTGAAGCCAAACGATCATCAAGCAAGGCGTAAATTCGTCGAATGGGCCCAAAACGAGATTGCCGTTGTTCCCGATTTTCATAAGCGAATTTTCTTTAGCGATGAAGCGCACTTCTGGTTGAATGGTTACGTCAACAAACAAAACTGCCGCATTTGGAGTGAAGATAATCCTCAAGTGTATGTCAAAACACCGTTACATCCAGAAAAAATGACTGTTTGGTGCGCTTTATT
This window harbors:
- the LOC136078274 gene encoding uncharacterized protein LOC136078274, with the translated sequence MNRLTPEQRLQIVQFYFENNGSVRNTYRALRPFYPRQNHPSEQLIRLTMERFRTTFTLIDNSHPQRRRTVRTEEAIATVERSIAEDPNDSIRHRAQELDLCPSTVWKILRKDLGMRAYKIQLVQELKPNDHQARRKFVEWAQNEIAVVPDFHKRIFFSDEAHFWLNGYVNKQNCRIWSEDNPQVYVKTPLHPEKMTVWCALLAGVIIGPYFFKNDDGHNVTVNSDRYRAMITNFFIPELNNHDVQELWFQQDGATCHTARATIDLLKDTFGDRLISRFGPVN